One genomic region from Mangifera indica cultivar Alphonso chromosome 17, CATAS_Mindica_2.1, whole genome shotgun sequence encodes:
- the LOC123200895 gene encoding uncharacterized protein LOC123200895, with product MFGGNRRISVRCHRRSRLPLMKPRWVIVCVLLVCLVLLFTCYFIYDPVAAYLFVSKFVPNPVIGRDFRGDEISSRAVIREFLNASQHHSKTPKTAFLFFIQDPLPFEMLGDKFFNGNEGKFSIYIHNSTGIPNRKSRHFVNWEIRSGQVGLGDIRMVDAERRLLAT from the exons ATGTTTGGGGGTAATAGGCGTATTTCAGTGAGGTGTCATCGTCGCAGTCGGCTGCCATTGATGAAGCCAAGATGGGTTATTGTGTGTGTTTTGTTGGTCTGCCTTGTCCTCCTATTcacttgttattttatctatgatCCTGTCGCTGCTTACTTATTTGTCTCCAAATTTGTTCCTAATCCTGTTATTGGGAGAGATTTTAGAGGCGATGAAATTTCATCCCGCGCTGTGATTAGGGAGTTTCTGAATGCTTCTCAACATCATTCCAAGACTCCAAAAACCGCTTTTTTGTTCTTTATTCAGGATCCATTGCCTTTTGAGATGCTCGGGGATAAGTTTTTCAAT GGAAATGAGGGGAAgttctctatatatatacataactcAACTGGCATACCAAATCGTAAGAGTCGTCACTTTGTTAATTGGGAAATACGCAGTGGCCAG GTGGGTTTGGGAGATATTAGAATGGTAGATGCAGAAAGACGATTATTGGCTACATga